The following is a genomic window from Scleropages formosus chromosome 11, fSclFor1.1, whole genome shotgun sequence.
CCATTGCCATGGCAATCTGGTATTTCTACAGCAACAGTGGGAGATACTGAGATCAACACGGTCTGACTCACTTCCTGCTTGACTCCTTTCTGAGCGTCTAAGCCCATAGTGGAGCACATGACAGAAGGAAGTGTATGCAGTAATAGTCTACATTTATGCACAGAAAAAGATCTGAATGCATGAAATGAATATGGTCTATGTACACTTTTTAAACAGAACAGCACCAAGTGTGTTCCAACTGTAGAACTACATTTCCATCAAGCTAGAAACAGGAAACTGTGGTTTAATTGCCTCATTCAGGAAAGCCCTTCAACATCAATCTGAAAAACCCATATACTGTCAATGCCAGAGGAGAGATAATTCACATGGAAGAATGTGACAACAGAAAAGACAAACACTAAACTGAAATAATGAtcttaaagaagaaaatgagacAAATGAACAGTGAAACCTAGTAAGACAACTTGCCTTTTTCaggtgaaaaaatgtttaaaaatacttttgaaatgtttgcaCTGTAGAGGAATTCAATATAGAAATACATTACTtccagtgaacattaaagtGCATATGTACAGAGAAATGCCACACATACCAGCCTATCAGGAAAAGGACCCCTTTACTCAAGAAATAACTGACAAAGATAGCATTTCAATATGTGGGATACAGCAGGTAAAACCATCTATTTTCAAGAAATCATTGCCAACAGCTAGTTTAGGCTCCTAGATGACTGTCTGCACCAAACACGTGGCTGCAGAGCAAACTCAGCCCCTCCCTTTATCTAAACTATTTTGCTTCAATTGAAAACGCATGTATTCATTACACAGTCTTTTTCTCATCGATGCAAGGTGTTCATAGCAAATGGGAAATAGTCACACtcaaatgcatgtaaatgatgATAAAATCCTATGTAACTGTTGTGTGATTcctaaaggggggggggggacaaccaCAGAGCAAAACAATTCCTAAGAAGTGGTAACTGTTACACACGGCACTGCAATGGCCACCAAAGTGTGGACTAGCAGGTTCAGGTGGCTGGAAGGTTGGGCAGGGGTCTGAATGACTATAAATGAGAGTATAACTAAGCAGAAGTGTTTAATGATATTTTAGAAGTTGGTACTTTAGCACATCAACTCAGGGTTGTAACACTTACCGCTTGGCCTCCTCTAGGTGGCAGAGGTACTCATACGCCATGTTTTGTTGTCGCCGTTCATCCATCTCTTCTGCAGTGAGACGCTCCACTCCATCCAAAACCGCTGGGGGGACCACAGAACACAGGGTAAGTGCCATCAACAAACTGCTCAAGATGAGTCCACCATGCAAGCATACTAACAGACTAGATCCCACACCAACCAAACTCCCACCCTGCAAAGCCAGAGGAGTGAGATAATGTTGCCATGGTAAAATGTTAAGTGATGGATTTACTATTATACAAAGTGAGGACCTCTGGGCTGCTTCCACCTTTGTTGCAGCATTGTCTAACTTCCTAATTTTGAGCCAGTTGCCCAGAAGTGTTCACAACTGCTGTTGAATTGCAGCACATAAAACAGACACGCACCTTTTTCCCCAATTACAAAAACTGGCTTTTGCTCCATGTTCCATGAATGGAAGTGATTTACAGGGGCCTACTGAAAGCTTGCAGGGTGTTTACTGGCCTTTTATATTCAACATAATTCAGGAAAAGTGTGCCTCAATGATCTAATTGAGGAAGAGAATTGTTGCTGTTATATAAAAGCTTGAAATCAAGtagaaacaaatacagaaatatttacatcaaATGTGAGCAACTAAAGTGGGATTTAATATTGAAGATGAGAAAGTCTTAATATTTGTACTCATACCactaataaaagaaacaagGATGCAAGCTTATAACTTGTAATGTTCATAAACCTCTTCTGCAAGTAACAGGTTAATGATTGAGAAATAAGATCTTGCTCACAAATTAACTTCCtagtgaaaaattttaaatgaaatacattatgACCAGTCTACTGTCTCCCTGTGTCATTTTGGCATTTAAGAAggcagaaatggggaaaaataggGCAGGCTGTAGAGTGGATTTTAAGAGTTACTGCCTTTCAGTCTGAAGGTGCTCAgtcttcctcctgctgtagtacatttgaCTGTATTTGCCatgaattaaaacagtaaaaaaatccTACTgcataaaatgggtaaatcattgcaaagtgGACTTGCACTGTAAGTGAGTGTGAACAAatccatcagctaaatgaaggttAATACTGACATGTGGAAGAACTGTAGTGAAGCCAAATCTGAAAGCcaaaaatatgtaacaaaacTGTTGATGTGCAaatgcctaaaaaaaaaaaaaaaaaaaaaaggctgagatACAGTCACTACAGGTCTACAGCTGAATTTCCACCCTGGGCTGTGGCTGAAGCACAGCGACAAAAACACTGCTCCCATCTCCAGATAAAAAGCAAATCATTACCGCTGCACTTCCAACCTGGATGGAGCCTGAAAACCATTAGGGAAATAAGACGAGAAGaacctatacacacacacacacacacacacacacaatagtcCCTAAATTAAGCCTTACAGCAGCTAAAACATGCAGAACTGTATGGGCACAAatagtggggggaaaaagcaaTGTGTGACCGCATACCTGGACCCCTGGAACACTGGGGGCTTTCAGCACATCACCACAGTACATGCCTGGGACCCTTACCGTGCACAAGCACCACATCGTAGACCTTTGCTACAGTCAGTAATAAATTATGaccatgccatgccatggtACGGCATGAAAGCTGTGCTGGTCATCGTCGTGCAGCTCATCTTGCAGCACTGCACCGTCATAGcccagcgcgcgcgcacacgcacgagGCATTTTCTCGGTTCACACTCTCTCAGGGCCGCGGGGTGCCACACAGGGAAGGAAGGGTGACTCTCCCACACTTTTACTACGGTTTTACAGATGAGGTGGAAGAGCCCCCTGCTGTATGCCGGGAAATTTCACCGCGGGTGCGAGGTTTGCGGGGCTCTGCAGGTCATGGGTGTGGAACACGGAAGTGTAACTGTGCGGGTCTCCACGCGCCACTCGCCACCATGCAAAGAAGGCAAACTTTCCGAAAATATTTCTTCGGGACTCACTCTGAACACCACTGGACGGAAGACAAACACGGGCTCaatgtgtttttaactgtgttttttttttttttttttgcggcgCAGTTGTTGAACCGTGTCACTCGAACTTAGTAAGACGTGCTCGGAGGagaagtgaggggaaaaaaatggtttttggcGTTACTTACAGCCGTACCGCGGCCGGAACCCGTCTGCTTCGTCTGAGGTGGACATTCTCACACAAGATCCAGTCAGAGCCTCACAAAATACCACTTTTTCTGCAACTTGGAGCTTCTCTTGTATTCTTGctcaagtttctttttttttcctaataagACTGGAGAACGTTTTTGACCGAGAAAATGCTTCCAGCGTCTGCTAAGATGGGTGTTTTTTCTGCTCCTGGTCGCTCACTGATGTCACAGGGTGTGTTCGCGTTCTCTCTCAACCCTGAAGAACGCGCTCGATCAGGAAACACCCACCAGTCGCGCGCGGGACTGCAGCGCAGCGTGGCCTGTGCGCCCCCTGCCGGCATCTTCGGAACACATTATCACGatccctttattattattattattattattattattaacaataataggTTACTGGTAATGATTGGAAAATACACTGCCGGAATAAATAAGAAACTGTAAAAAGTGTTAAACATCTAAACCGGTTCATATTataaacattattatatatGGCAATATAAATGATGCGGTTCCGTACATAATGATAATAGGCTTACACCGAGGGAGATGCTAGCTCACTTAGCGTGTGGTACGTTCGCAAGCCTTATTCACgtgcttcaatttttttttgcatatttttttccgCAGCGTCTTGGGGTCAAGCGCGTAAAGCTCAGACAGACAGTGTAAATTAAATGCGCATAAATGCCACTGCATAGAACAGcctaaaacatttttgtctaaTACCCGTTCATGCTTCTTACGGTGGAAACGAAGTTTAAAAAGTATCTATCCTTGAGTCTGAACCTTAGAGCACTGACGCtcaattataaatactgtatacttATGTTGCACtcatttgtctttgttttgctttgccgAGAGTTGTACCACCTGCAGACTTCACATCTGGCACGTTATTAAACAATTGCACACCATTACAGGAATTATTACTGGATGATTAGTTATTATTGgcataataaaagaaataaaaaatatcgaTTAGGGAAAAAAAGCGAGTAGCACAATGAGTCAGGCTTTCCAGATGGTCTCCAGAGAGGTGTTTTGGTCAGTATTGGAGAGAACTGGTCTAATGAACTTTGTATTGACCAGTAAGAAGCAATTCCAATACGAACAGGCCCCTTTGACGAAGGTGTCTCACTTGTTTATTAGTAAATAACCACGTAAATTGTGATCAAAATATCATTCAACTCATTGAAGGCCAGGGGTCTTCCTGCATGACTGTGCTGCTGCGAATGAAACACGCCGATCCTTCAGTCCCCTCTCCTGAAACATACTCTAACGACCTGGTATTTAGAggggaagatgttttgtgtaaataagtTGCATTATGGGGGATAATGTGAAATGagcgtgtgtaaccactgggggcacttaaggggaaaatgatggggtgaccgtatTGGGCGGTATGTTGAGAAAAGAAATCTCTGGGTGCCAGGCAGGTGGGCAAAGCTGGCTATAGGTGCAGCTTTTGGAGGAAACGGGGTATTCGGACCGAAAGCATTATTTCTTCGGTGTTTTAGTAAATCGTTCATCATAAACGCTGTCTCCGCGTTCCCCCGCCCCCATCCAAACTCGCGGTGCTGTCTACCACAATATTCCATATTTAGCGAACAAACCCCAAAAAAGCCTATCTGCGTTCTTCTACATACTGAGCTAACTTTGCACTCAATTTATACGGAGAATAACCTCTTATCGTGTCAAAATGAATAGGGAGAAAGTGTAATTGGAAGTGTTAGAGAGGGTACCACGTTTTAATGCAGTACTTGGACACGCAGTGTTCACAGGAGACTCATTAACAAGAGTCCTGACAGTTGGTGAGTTGCGGGCGGGGCCGGTGCGttcattaataatataaaaaaaaaaaaaaaagggaaagacagtgggtgtggggggggatCGGCTTTATACCCACACAGCACTCCGCTAACTTGGTCATTTCGCTCCCGCTCTTTACCTCTGCGAGGCCGGGCAGCTCAGCCCGCTAGCGAAGAAGTGTCCGAGAAGCGCTTAGAGAAGCGACCCCCCCCAAACCACGGAGACACGCTTGGGCAGTATGCTGTGCATGCGGGGCTCCGGGATCATGCTGCTGACCTTGCTGTGTGTCACCCTGCTGTCGGTCCTGAGCCGCGGTCACACGTCGAACGAGGTGTCCGCGTCGGCCGAGGAGCTCGGAGGGAAGAAGACGGGCTCGTCGGCCGAGACGGAGCTGGTAACTCGACCGGCCTTCGCAAAGTCACTTAGTTTGTCTGAGCTACTCCTTGCACTGCGAGTACATGatcatgtaaattaaaattactcCCAGTGGCAGCGCTAACACTCATGCTAGTTTACTCTAACTACAGTAAGTTATACGCATCTTTCGCTACAACACAAAAGTTCGTGACAAACGAAACGTTGCGTTTTTGCATTGATTTGATTTTGTGACGCGTTTCTGCACAACAAGGCTGAGTGTTAAATGAtgtacccagttatacagctgggtcctTAGTGTAtaatttttagggtaaataccttgcagAAGGGTGATGGGATTCGAAtgcatactgtactgtaatacaTGTACTATACAGTACATGATCTACTACATGTGTTTGTAATATGGATTATGCTGTTACACAACTTTTGAGGTGTTGGCCAGCAGAACGCAAAGTATCGGCAATAGTACTCACTGGAGCTATACTCACCTTCCCctgttatactgtatttgcattgcattgtgTAATCCATgcaaagaaaagtgcatttcctTAGGCTATGTCTTGAATGTCACTCTGAACAGcgcaaatgaaaatattgacGTGTGGGGGAGACAAATGTAGGCCCAAAAGTGCATCGGTGCCTTTATTTACTACATGCGTTCTTGACAAAATCGATGTTACGAGAAGTCAAGGTCAGTGGCGGCAAATAGAAGGAGGAGAGTTATGATGCCGGTGTCCTGACGCATCCCGGTGGCTGCAGGTCGAGGCCCTCGAGGAGATCCTGGGAAAGTTCGAGAACAGAGTGCCGGAGAAGCGAGGGAGCATCCCAACAGTGAGTCTGTAAAGCACGGTAACACAGCATGTAATTAAGGCAATTTTACTGTTAACGCCTAAAGCTCGTCCATGATGttactatacagtatatgagcCGCTCTGTCTGTGTTTAACTCAAACATGTGTTTAAGGCCCACTTAAAGTAtccatctatcctgcgttttatgcacctactcgagcgatgaacatcggtgcatcaagtggaaagtaacaaactaggtttatttaagaatcacaggtctgcagccatgtctctttctcttaatgtaatccacaaattgtatttttgctgcgatgtgcatcgctttggagaaaagtgtctga
Proteins encoded in this region:
- the cartl gene encoding cocaine- and amphetamine-regulated transcript-like; translation: MLCMRGSGIMLLTLLCVTLLSVLSRGHTSNEVSASAEELGGKKTGSSAETELVEALEEILGKFENRVPEKRGSIPTCGRGERCAVKLGPRIGKLCDCGRGSHCNSFLLKCI